In Rubrivirga marina, the following are encoded in one genomic region:
- the cmk gene encoding (d)CMP kinase — protein sequence MIVAIDGPAGSGKSTTARRVAERLGWLYLDTGAMYRAVGLAFREQGLPVTEAAASGLVPGLDVRLEPGPGGTRVALDGDDVTDRIRTPEASRDASRVSALAPVRAAMVALQRRAAHDYVAAHPDGGVVVEGRDIGTVVFPGADVKFFLVADLDARARRRLADDAVGPASPDGPDAVAAALDQVRAELAERDRRDESRDVAPLKAAPDAVTLDTTALTIDQQVESVLDAVRRVREPSTP from the coding sequence GGGAAGAGCACGACGGCACGGCGCGTCGCCGAGCGACTCGGGTGGCTCTACCTCGACACCGGTGCCATGTACCGGGCCGTCGGGCTCGCCTTCCGCGAGCAGGGCCTCCCGGTGACCGAGGCGGCCGCGTCTGGCCTCGTCCCCGGCCTCGACGTCCGCCTCGAGCCCGGACCGGGCGGTACCCGCGTCGCCCTCGACGGCGACGACGTGACCGACCGGATCCGCACGCCGGAGGCGTCCCGGGACGCCTCGCGCGTGTCGGCGCTCGCGCCGGTCCGTGCGGCCATGGTGGCCCTCCAGCGGCGCGCCGCCCACGACTACGTGGCGGCGCACCCCGACGGAGGCGTCGTCGTGGAGGGGCGCGACATCGGCACCGTGGTGTTCCCCGGGGCCGACGTCAAGTTCTTTCTCGTGGCCGACCTCGACGCCCGCGCCCGCCGCCGCCTGGCGGACGACGCGGTCGGACCGGCGAGCCCCGATGGACCCGACGCTGTCGCAGCGGCGTTGGATCAGGTCCGGGCCGAGCTCGCCGAGCGGGACCGGCGCGACGAGAGTCGCGACGTCGCCCCTCTGAAGGCGGCCCCCGACGCCGTCACGCTCGACACGACGGCCCTCACCATCGACCAGCAGGTCGAGTCGGTCCTCGACGCGGTCCGCCGCGTCCGGGAGCCCTCGACCCCCTGA